One Arthrobacter sp. Marseille-P9274 genomic region harbors:
- a CDS encoding GNAT family N-acetyltransferase, whose translation MVESFSLTRNDAQSRYEIHVDGRLAGASVFHASGREVAFQHTDIRAEFEGEGLAAKLAEYALSDVAGRDKTAVPHCPYIAGYLRRHPEMATRVRWP comes from the coding sequence ATGGTTGAGAGCTTCTCCCTGACACGCAACGACGCCCAGAGCCGCTACGAGATCCACGTGGACGGCAGGCTGGCGGGCGCCTCGGTCTTCCACGCGAGCGGGCGCGAGGTCGCCTTCCAGCACACAGACATCCGGGCCGAGTTCGAGGGCGAAGGCCTGGCGGCCAAGCTCGCTGAGTATGCCCTGAGCGACGTGGCAGGGCGGGACAAGACCGCCGTGCCGCATTGCCCGTACATTGCGGGTTACCTGCGCCGGCATCCCGAGATGGCCACGCGCGTCCGCTGGCCCTGA
- a CDS encoding endonuclease/exonuclease/phosphatase family protein, with translation MTRILTPLLAALAAAALSAVVVPSGQAAPQQAPPAAHTGNVQQETIRMATYNASLNRGAEGELLADLATPDNQQARNIAEVIQRNNPDILLLNEFDYAEGNAAVDLFRQNYLQVSQNAQAPVEYSYAYAAPSNTGIDTGVDLNNDGVLGTGDDAFGFGLFPGQYGMVVLSKYAIDTANVRTFQNFLWKDMPGNLMPTDYYSAQAQELLRLSSKSHWDVPVQVGNKTVHVLASHPTPPSFDGPEDRNGKRNYDEIRFWADYAAGGPRASYIYDDGGAQGGLKPGSRFVVMGDQNSDPRDGDSYPGAIDQLLDHPRIQDPRPASQGAVEAAALQGGANISHLGDPRFDTADFNDDPAPGNLRADYVLPSKNLLVRGAGVFWPKRGEAGSELTGEFPFPTSDHRLVWADVQLRG, from the coding sequence ATGACCCGCATCCTGACCCCGCTCCTGGCTGCGCTCGCCGCCGCAGCCCTGTCCGCCGTCGTTGTTCCCTCTGGCCAGGCCGCCCCGCAGCAGGCCCCGCCGGCGGCGCATACTGGGAACGTGCAACAGGAAACGATCCGGATGGCCACCTACAACGCCAGCCTCAACCGCGGCGCAGAGGGCGAGCTGCTCGCCGACCTGGCCACGCCGGACAACCAGCAGGCCCGCAACATCGCCGAGGTCATCCAGCGGAACAACCCGGACATCCTGCTGCTGAACGAGTTCGACTACGCCGAGGGCAACGCGGCGGTGGACCTGTTCCGGCAGAACTACCTGCAGGTCAGCCAGAACGCCCAGGCGCCGGTGGAGTACTCGTACGCCTACGCCGCGCCGTCCAACACCGGCATCGACACGGGCGTGGACCTGAACAACGACGGCGTGCTCGGAACCGGGGACGACGCCTTCGGCTTCGGGCTGTTTCCGGGCCAGTACGGCATGGTCGTGCTCTCGAAGTACGCGATCGACACAGCCAACGTGCGCACCTTCCAGAACTTCCTCTGGAAGGACATGCCGGGCAATCTGATGCCGACGGACTACTACTCTGCGCAGGCACAGGAACTGCTGCGGCTCTCCAGCAAGTCGCACTGGGACGTGCCGGTGCAGGTCGGAAACAAGACCGTCCACGTGCTGGCCAGCCACCCCACGCCGCCCTCCTTCGACGGGCCCGAGGACAGGAACGGGAAGCGCAATTATGACGAGATCCGCTTCTGGGCGGATTATGCGGCAGGCGGGCCGCGGGCATCGTACATTTACGACGACGGCGGGGCACAGGGCGGCTTGAAGCCCGGTTCGCGCTTCGTGGTCATGGGCGACCAGAACTCCGACCCCCGGGACGGAGACTCCTACCCGGGCGCGATCGACCAGCTGCTGGACCACCCGCGCATCCAGGACCCGAGGCCCGCCTCGCAGGGGGCTGTAGAAGCGGCGGCGCTGCAGGGCGGAGCCAACATCAGCCACCTGGGCGACCCGCGCTTCGACACCGCCGACTTCAACGACGACCCTGCGCCGGGCAACCTGCGCGCCGACTACGTGCTGCCGTCGAAGAACCTGCTGGTGCGGGGCGCCGGTGTCTTTTGGCCCAAGCGGGGAGAAGCCGGCTCGGAGCTGACCGGCGAGTTCCCGTTCCCCACCAGCGACCACAGGCTGGTCTGGGCCGATGTGCAGCTGCGCGGCTAG
- a CDS encoding amino acid permease yields the protein MSTRDLSQSIMRRKPLNEVDDESVKTGLFRSLGLWQLTAIGVGGIIGIGIFTLAGLVANGGGEAEPVGPAVLISFLIAGLASAAAALSYAEFAGMIPRAGSAYTYGYVALGEIIGWFIGWDLLLEYIAIVAVVAIGISGYFTEFMSGIGIDVPVWMQGTADTIEGGVINLPAILVCLLIAWILSRGTKTFGRFELVAVGVKVLLILFIIGLGFFFVNPDNYTPFMPSGFGPVLAGAATVFFAVFGYDAMSTAAEEAVDGKKHMPKAILLSLLIAMILYVLATLVLTGMQNYTEISPTAGFASAFQNVGLPVVATIISAFAVVSILTVMLTFLLGVTRVWFSMSRDGLLPRWFSATDQHGTPQRVTWIAGIASALLAGVFPIRAVADLTNIGILAAFVVTCVAVIVLRYTRPDEPRTFRLPLMPVVPAFGVLSSFFLMLQLHWETWLRFGVWLIIGLLIYFFYGYKHSLMNPNSPRRQQLKPGRPG from the coding sequence ATGAGTACACGTGATCTGAGCCAGTCCATCATGCGGCGCAAGCCGCTGAACGAAGTCGACGACGAGAGCGTCAAAACCGGACTGTTCCGGTCGCTGGGCCTGTGGCAGCTGACGGCGATTGGTGTCGGCGGCATCATCGGCATCGGCATCTTCACCTTGGCCGGCCTGGTGGCCAACGGCGGAGGGGAGGCCGAACCGGTGGGGCCTGCGGTGCTGATCTCCTTCCTGATCGCGGGACTGGCCAGCGCCGCCGCCGCGTTGTCCTACGCGGAATTCGCGGGCATGATCCCGCGGGCCGGCTCCGCCTACACCTACGGCTACGTCGCCCTGGGCGAGATCATCGGCTGGTTCATCGGCTGGGACCTGCTGCTGGAATACATCGCGATCGTGGCGGTGGTGGCCATCGGCATTTCCGGCTACTTCACCGAGTTCATGAGCGGGATCGGTATCGACGTGCCGGTCTGGATGCAGGGCACCGCCGACACGATCGAGGGCGGCGTCATCAACCTGCCGGCCATTCTGGTCTGCCTGCTCATCGCGTGGATCCTCAGCCGCGGAACCAAGACCTTCGGCCGGTTCGAACTCGTCGCGGTTGGCGTGAAGGTGCTGCTGATCCTGTTCATCATCGGGCTCGGCTTCTTCTTCGTGAACCCTGACAACTACACGCCGTTCATGCCCTCGGGCTTCGGCCCGGTCCTGGCCGGCGCCGCCACCGTCTTCTTCGCCGTCTTCGGCTACGACGCGATGAGCACAGCGGCGGAGGAGGCCGTCGACGGCAAAAAACACATGCCCAAGGCCATCCTGCTCTCCCTGCTGATCGCCATGATTCTCTACGTCCTGGCCACGCTGGTGCTGACCGGCATGCAGAACTACACGGAGATCAGCCCCACGGCCGGCTTCGCCTCGGCCTTCCAGAATGTCGGCCTGCCGGTGGTGGCCACGATCATCTCGGCGTTCGCCGTGGTCTCCATCCTGACCGTCATGCTGACCTTCCTGCTCGGCGTCACCCGGGTCTGGTTCTCGATGAGCCGGGATGGGCTGCTGCCGCGTTGGTTCTCCGCCACGGACCAGCACGGCACTCCCCAGCGGGTGACCTGGATCGCCGGGATCGCCTCGGCTCTGCTCGCCGGTGTCTTCCCGATCCGGGCCGTCGCGGACCTGACCAACATCGGCATCCTCGCAGCCTTCGTCGTGACCTGCGTTGCCGTGATCGTGCTCCGCTACACCCGGCCGGACGAGCCGCGGACCTTCAGGCTGCCGCTGATGCCGGTAGTCCCGGCCTTCGGCGTCCTCTCCTCGTTTTTCCTGATGCTGCAGCTGCACTGGGAAACCTGGCTCCGGTTCGGCGTGTGGCTGATTATCGGCCTGCTCATCTACTTCTTCTACGGCTACAAGCATTCGCTGATGAACCCGAACAGTCCCCGCCGCCAGCAGCTCAAGCCCGGCCGCCCCGGCTGA
- a CDS encoding bifunctional proline dehydrogenase/L-glutamate gamma-semialdehyde dehydrogenase: MKELVKEASVETDALAGETPGELADETIALVRRWLTEAAKVPVDPAAKQLAGVLKDPNGLEFTVGFVDGVIRPEDLKVAARNLAALAPKAPAFLPWYMRGAVRLGGAMAPVLPQLVIPAARRVLREMVGHLIVDATDARLGPAIAKIRRDDVRLNINLLGEAVLGRREAARRLEGTHKLLARDDVDYVSIKVSSTVAPHSPWAFDEAVEDVVESLTPLYRQAAQSPQPKFINLDMEEYKDLGMTMAVFTRILDRPEFHNLEAGIVLQAYLPDALAAMMELTQWARARRAAGGAPIKVRVVKGANLPMEQVEASLHDWPLATWGTKQDSDTNYKRVLNYSLRPEHVDAVRIGVAGHNLFDVAFAWLLAKRRGVADRIDFEMLLGMAQGQAEAVKKDVGSLLLYTPVVHPQEFDVAIAYLIRRLEEGASQENFMSAVFELSANEQLFEREKQRFLASLENLDDSVPPPNRRQDRHEPVEPAPRDGFRNTPDTDPSLPANRAWGRGILERVPDSTLGVEAIEAAAIRDETGLERVLATAVEHGKAWGALSGAERAEILHRAGDALAANRARLMEVSAAEAGKTLDQSDPEVSEAIDFAHYYAELARRLDTVDGAIYVPSRLTVVTPPWNFPIAIPAGSTLAALAAGSAVVIKPAKPAQRTGAVMVEALWEAGVPREVLQLVQLGERELGRQLISDPRVDRVVLTGGYETAELFRSFRPDLPLLAETSGKNAIIVTPSADFDLAAKDVAYSAFGHAGQKCSAASLVILVGSVAQSRRFRNQLVDAVTSLTVGYPQDAATQMGPVIEPASGKLLDGLTNLGEGEDWLLKPERLDESGKLWSPGVRTGVRRGSRYHLTEFFGPILGVMTADTLEEAVAMQNEIDYGLTSGLHSLDRDELDYWLDHVQAGNLYVNRHITGAIVQRQPFGGWKKSAVGAGSKAGGPNYLAGLGEWESAPSRATAEIKDDGVRHLLAAATGAQGFLNEDEAAFLARSLSSDAEAWAEEFGVVKDVSGVAAERNVFRYLPLPVTVRLSESERPAKLVRVLAAGLLAGSDVKVSTAVDLPAAVRAVLIDRGIEVVVEDDAAWLARVPRLGPGRIRLIGGDPSALAEAAGGSPDVAAYPHPVTEAGRVELLPFLHEQAVSITAHRFGTPNTLSVGLI, translated from the coding sequence ATGAAAGAGCTTGTGAAGGAGGCCTCCGTGGAGACGGATGCGCTGGCGGGAGAGACTCCGGGCGAACTCGCCGATGAGACCATCGCGCTGGTCCGCCGCTGGCTGACCGAGGCGGCCAAGGTGCCGGTCGACCCGGCGGCCAAGCAGCTGGCCGGGGTGCTGAAGGACCCCAACGGACTGGAGTTCACCGTAGGATTCGTCGACGGCGTGATCCGGCCGGAGGACCTCAAGGTGGCCGCCCGCAACCTCGCCGCGCTGGCTCCCAAGGCCCCGGCCTTCCTCCCCTGGTACATGCGCGGCGCCGTCCGGCTCGGCGGCGCGATGGCTCCCGTGCTGCCGCAACTGGTTATTCCGGCGGCGCGGAGGGTGCTGCGCGAAATGGTCGGCCACCTGATCGTCGACGCCACGGACGCCCGACTCGGCCCGGCCATTGCCAAGATCCGCAGGGACGACGTGCGGCTGAACATCAACCTGCTGGGCGAGGCCGTGCTGGGCCGCCGCGAAGCCGCCCGCCGCCTCGAGGGCACCCACAAACTGCTGGCCCGCGACGACGTCGACTACGTCTCGATCAAGGTTTCCTCCACCGTGGCTCCGCATTCCCCGTGGGCCTTCGACGAGGCGGTGGAGGACGTCGTCGAAAGCCTGACCCCGCTGTACCGGCAGGCCGCGCAGTCGCCGCAGCCGAAGTTCATCAACCTCGATATGGAGGAATACAAGGACCTGGGCATGACCATGGCGGTCTTCACCCGGATCCTGGACCGCCCCGAGTTCCACAACCTGGAAGCCGGCATCGTGCTGCAGGCCTACCTGCCGGACGCGCTGGCCGCGATGATGGAGCTGACCCAATGGGCCCGGGCCCGGCGGGCCGCCGGCGGCGCACCGATCAAGGTGCGCGTGGTCAAGGGCGCCAACCTGCCGATGGAACAGGTGGAGGCCTCCCTGCATGACTGGCCGCTGGCCACGTGGGGCACCAAGCAGGACTCGGACACCAACTACAAGCGGGTGCTCAATTACTCCCTGCGCCCCGAGCACGTTGACGCCGTACGGATCGGCGTCGCCGGGCACAACCTGTTCGACGTGGCGTTCGCCTGGCTGCTGGCGAAGCGCCGCGGCGTGGCGGACCGGATCGACTTCGAGATGCTGCTGGGGATGGCCCAGGGCCAGGCCGAGGCCGTGAAGAAGGACGTCGGCTCGCTGCTCCTCTACACCCCGGTGGTTCATCCGCAGGAGTTCGACGTGGCCATCGCCTACCTCATCCGCCGGCTGGAAGAGGGCGCCAGCCAGGAGAACTTCATGTCGGCGGTCTTCGAGCTGAGCGCTAACGAGCAGCTGTTCGAGCGGGAGAAACAGCGTTTCCTGGCTTCGCTGGAGAACCTCGACGACTCGGTGCCGCCGCCCAACCGCCGGCAGGACCGGCACGAACCGGTCGAGCCCGCTCCCCGCGACGGCTTCCGCAACACCCCGGACACCGATCCGTCCCTGCCGGCCAACCGGGCATGGGGCCGCGGCATCCTCGAGCGGGTCCCGGATTCCACCTTGGGCGTCGAGGCCATCGAGGCCGCCGCCATCCGGGACGAGACCGGGCTGGAGCGGGTCCTCGCCACCGCCGTGGAGCACGGCAAGGCGTGGGGCGCGCTGTCGGGCGCCGAGCGTGCCGAGATCCTGCACCGCGCCGGCGACGCGCTCGCCGCCAACCGGGCGCGCCTGATGGAGGTCTCGGCGGCCGAGGCCGGCAAGACCCTCGACCAGTCGGACCCCGAGGTCTCTGAGGCGATCGACTTCGCGCACTACTACGCCGAGCTGGCCCGCAGGCTCGACACGGTGGACGGGGCCATATACGTGCCGTCGCGGCTCACCGTGGTCACCCCGCCCTGGAACTTCCCCATCGCCATCCCCGCCGGATCCACGCTGGCCGCGCTCGCGGCGGGCTCCGCCGTCGTCATTAAACCGGCGAAGCCGGCGCAGCGGACCGGCGCGGTCATGGTGGAGGCGCTGTGGGAGGCCGGCGTCCCGCGCGAGGTGCTGCAGCTGGTGCAGCTGGGCGAGCGGGAACTGGGCCGGCAGCTGATCTCCGATCCGCGCGTGGACCGCGTGGTGCTGACCGGAGGCTACGAGACCGCCGAGCTCTTCCGGTCCTTCCGCCCGGATCTGCCGCTGCTGGCCGAGACGTCCGGCAAGAACGCCATCATCGTCACGCCGAGCGCGGACTTCGACCTCGCGGCGAAGGACGTGGCCTACTCCGCCTTCGGGCACGCCGGCCAGAAATGCTCGGCCGCCTCGCTGGTGATCCTGGTCGGCTCCGTGGCGCAGTCCCGCCGCTTCCGAAACCAGCTGGTGGACGCCGTCACGTCGTTGACGGTCGGCTACCCGCAGGACGCCGCCACGCAGATGGGACCGGTCATCGAGCCGGCCAGCGGCAAGCTGCTGGACGGGCTGACCAACCTCGGCGAGGGGGAGGACTGGCTGCTGAAGCCGGAGCGGCTGGACGAATCCGGCAAGCTCTGGAGCCCCGGAGTCCGCACCGGCGTGCGCCGCGGCTCGCGCTACCACCTGACCGAGTTCTTCGGCCCGATCCTCGGCGTGATGACCGCGGACACCCTCGAGGAGGCCGTGGCCATGCAGAACGAGATCGACTACGGCCTGACGTCCGGCCTGCACTCGCTGGACCGCGACGAGCTGGACTACTGGCTGGACCATGTCCAGGCCGGCAACCTGTACGTGAACCGGCACATCACCGGGGCGATCGTGCAGCGCCAGCCCTTCGGCGGCTGGAAGAAGTCGGCCGTGGGCGCGGGCAGCAAGGCCGGCGGCCCGAACTATCTCGCCGGGCTGGGGGAGTGGGAATCCGCGCCCAGCCGGGCTACGGCAGAGATCAAGGACGACGGCGTGCGCCACCTTCTCGCCGCGGCCACCGGGGCGCAGGGGTTCCTGAACGAGGACGAGGCCGCCTTCCTGGCGCGCTCGCTGTCCTCGGACGCCGAGGCCTGGGCTGAAGAATTCGGGGTGGTGAAGGATGTCTCGGGCGTGGCCGCCGAGCGCAACGTCTTCCGCTACCTGCCGCTGCCGGTCACCGTCCGCCTGTCGGAGTCCGAGCGGCCCGCCAAGCTGGTCCGCGTGCTCGCCGCCGGGCTGCTGGCCGGCTCGGACGTGAAGGTGTCCACCGCCGTCGACCTCCCCGCCGCAGTGCGCGCGGTGCTGATCGACCGCGGCATCGAGGTGGTGGTCGAGGACGACGCCGCGTGGCTGGCGCGGGTGCCGCGCCTGGGACCCGGACGGATCCGGCTTATCGGCGGGGACCCGTCCGCGCTCGCCGAAGCAGCTGGCGGTTCGCCGGACGTGGCGGCCTACCCCCATCCGGTCACCGAGGCCGGACGAGTGGAACTGTTGCCGTTCCTGCATGAGCAGGCGGTCAGCATCACGGCGCACCGCTTTGGTACGCCGAACACCCTTTCGGTAGGGCTGATCTAG
- a CDS encoding LysR substrate-binding domain-containing protein — translation MLDVRRLRLLRELKIRGTLAEVAAALNFSPSSVSQQLSLLEKEAGVELLRKTGRRVQLTPQAEILVTHTEQLLQRLERAETDLAASLTTVTGTVRVAVFQSAALALMPQSLSEMRERHPEVRIEMVQREPETALYETWARDFDVVVAEQYPGHAAPHYPELDRQQLTTDAIRLAVPAEDAGLGAIGSVDDAKHRPWVMEPHGAASRHWAEQACRSAGFEPDVRYETADLQAQIRLVESGNAVAFMPDLLWTGRAHSCRLLELPTKPRRTIFTSVRRASAHHPAISAFREILEGAAARI, via the coding sequence ATGCTGGACGTCCGCAGGCTACGGCTCCTGCGCGAGCTGAAAATTCGCGGCACCCTCGCAGAGGTCGCGGCCGCGCTCAACTTCAGTCCGTCGTCGGTCTCGCAGCAGCTGTCCCTGCTGGAGAAGGAAGCCGGCGTCGAGTTGCTGCGCAAGACGGGACGGCGCGTGCAGCTGACCCCGCAGGCCGAAATCCTGGTGACCCACACCGAGCAGCTGCTGCAGCGGCTGGAACGCGCCGAGACCGACCTGGCCGCGTCGCTGACCACCGTCACCGGCACCGTACGCGTGGCCGTCTTCCAGTCGGCTGCCCTGGCGCTGATGCCCCAGTCGCTCAGCGAGATGCGGGAGCGCCACCCGGAAGTGCGGATCGAAATGGTCCAGCGCGAACCCGAAACGGCGCTCTACGAGACGTGGGCGCGGGACTTCGACGTCGTCGTCGCCGAGCAGTATCCGGGCCATGCCGCACCCCACTATCCCGAGCTGGACCGGCAGCAGCTGACCACCGACGCCATCCGCCTCGCCGTCCCCGCGGAGGACGCCGGCCTGGGCGCCATCGGGTCGGTCGACGACGCCAAGCACCGGCCCTGGGTGATGGAACCGCACGGCGCCGCCTCCCGCCACTGGGCCGAGCAGGCCTGCCGCTCCGCCGGCTTCGAACCCGACGTCCGGTACGAGACCGCGGACCTCCAGGCGCAGATCCGCCTGGTCGAGTCCGGCAACGCCGTCGCCTTCATGCCGGACCTGCTCTGGACGGGGCGGGCGCACAGCTGCCGCCTGCTCGAACTGCCCACCAAGCCGCGGCGCACCATCTTCACCTCGGTCCGCCGCGCCAGCGCCCACCACCCCGCGATCAGCGCCTTCCGGGAGATCCTGGAGGGCGCCGCCGCCAGGATCTGA